The following are encoded in a window of Artemia franciscana chromosome 19, ASM3288406v1, whole genome shotgun sequence genomic DNA:
- the LOC136039513 gene encoding zinc finger protein 329-like isoform X2 — protein MKSSNTSSHASVKQEVEAKSLDDFEQIFISTDPVLSPKQEDDPIKVSPTITVKFEPDSDPCERDSAIRENKEVENIYTIDHGSLFETANTFLFPKQEGSPLAISPGVSTKLELVLEEEEEVDSDPLKLDSTAEKNEGFQARALDNNVPLEALPSTAKKRYQCEICQKSFPSPSGLNIHQRTHTGEKPYKCDICNKRFKQAGNLYMHQRTHTGNKPYECLICMKRCASSSDLSRHTRIHTGHKPYTCLVCNKNFALASSLKKHHRTHTGDKPYMCVICEKKFSDCSALSKHRRTHT, from the exons aagTCGAAGCTAAATCTCTCGATGATTTTGAGCAAATTTTCATAAGTACAGATCCTGTTTTATCACCTAAGCAGGAAGATGATCCCATTAAGGTTTCTCCCACTATAACTGTAAAATTCGAGCCTGATTCTGACCCATGTGAACGAGATTCAGCTATCCGGGAGAACAAAG aagttgaaaacatatatacaATTGATCATGGGTCACTTTTTGAGACTGcgaatacatttttatttcctAAGCAGGAAGGCAGTCCTTTGGCTATTTCTCCCGGTGTATCTACAAAACTCGAACTAgttttagaagaagaagaagaggttGATTCTGACCCGCTTAAGCTGGATTCAACTGCTGAAAAGAATGAAG gttTCCAAGCTCGGGCGTTAGACAATAATGTGCCTTTGGAAGCGCTGCCATCTACTGCTAAAAAACGATACCAGTGCGAAATATGCCAGAAAAGCTTTCCAAGCCCTTCTGGGCTCAACATACACCAAAGAACTCACACTGGAGAAAAACCGTACAAATGTGATATATGCAATAAAAGGTTTAAACAGGCTGGAAACTTGTATATGCATCAAAGAACTCACACTGGGAATAAACCTTATGAGTGTCTAATATGCATGAAAAGGTGTGCCAGCAGCTCTGATTTAAGTAGACATACAAGAATCCATACAGGGCATAAACCGTACACATGTCTTGTATGCAACAAAAACTTCGCTCTGGCTTCAAGTTTGAAGAAGCACCATCGAACTCACACGGGAGATAAACCGTACATGTGTGTCATATGCGAGAAAAAGTTTTCTGACTGTTCTGCTTTGAGCAAACATCGAAGGACGCATACGTGA
- the LOC136039513 gene encoding zinc finger protein 329-like isoform X1: MKSTKTSSHASVKQEVEAKSLDDFEQIFISTDPVLSPKQEDDPIKVSPTITVKFEPDSDPCERDSAIRENKEVENIYTIDHGSLFETANTFLFPKQEGSPLAISPGVSTKLELVLEEEEEVDSDPLKLDSTAEKNEGFQARALDNNVPLEALPSTAKKRYQCEICQKSFPSPSGLNIHQRTHTGEKPYKCDICNKRFKQAGNLYMHQRTHTGNKPYECLICMKRCASSSDLSRHTRIHTGHKPYTCLVCNKNFALASSLKKHHRTHTGDKPYMCVICEKKFSDCSALSKHRRTHT; the protein is encoded by the exons aagTCGAAGCTAAATCTCTCGATGATTTTGAGCAAATTTTCATAAGTACAGATCCTGTTTTATCACCTAAGCAGGAAGATGATCCCATTAAGGTTTCTCCCACTATAACTGTAAAATTCGAGCCTGATTCTGACCCATGTGAACGAGATTCAGCTATCCGGGAGAACAAAG aagttgaaaacatatatacaATTGATCATGGGTCACTTTTTGAGACTGcgaatacatttttatttcctAAGCAGGAAGGCAGTCCTTTGGCTATTTCTCCCGGTGTATCTACAAAACTCGAACTAgttttagaagaagaagaagaggttGATTCTGACCCGCTTAAGCTGGATTCAACTGCTGAAAAGAATGAAG gttTCCAAGCTCGGGCGTTAGACAATAATGTGCCTTTGGAAGCGCTGCCATCTACTGCTAAAAAACGATACCAGTGCGAAATATGCCAGAAAAGCTTTCCAAGCCCTTCTGGGCTCAACATACACCAAAGAACTCACACTGGAGAAAAACCGTACAAATGTGATATATGCAATAAAAGGTTTAAACAGGCTGGAAACTTGTATATGCATCAAAGAACTCACACTGGGAATAAACCTTATGAGTGTCTAATATGCATGAAAAGGTGTGCCAGCAGCTCTGATTTAAGTAGACATACAAGAATCCATACAGGGCATAAACCGTACACATGTCTTGTATGCAACAAAAACTTCGCTCTGGCTTCAAGTTTGAAGAAGCACCATCGAACTCACACGGGAGATAAACCGTACATGTGTGTCATATGCGAGAAAAAGTTTTCTGACTGTTCTGCTTTGAGCAAACATCGAAGGACGCATACGTGA
- the LOC136039513 gene encoding zinc finger protein 239-like isoform X3, whose amino-acid sequence MKSTKTSSHASVKQEVENIYTIDHGSLFETANTFLFPKQEGSPLAISPGVSTKLELVLEEEEEVDSDPLKLDSTAEKNEGFQARALDNNVPLEALPSTAKKRYQCEICQKSFPSPSGLNIHQRTHTGEKPYKCDICNKRFKQAGNLYMHQRTHTGNKPYECLICMKRCASSSDLSRHTRIHTGHKPYTCLVCNKNFALASSLKKHHRTHTGDKPYMCVICEKKFSDCSALSKHRRTHT is encoded by the exons aagttgaaaacatatatacaATTGATCATGGGTCACTTTTTGAGACTGcgaatacatttttatttcctAAGCAGGAAGGCAGTCCTTTGGCTATTTCTCCCGGTGTATCTACAAAACTCGAACTAgttttagaagaagaagaagaggttGATTCTGACCCGCTTAAGCTGGATTCAACTGCTGAAAAGAATGAAG gttTCCAAGCTCGGGCGTTAGACAATAATGTGCCTTTGGAAGCGCTGCCATCTACTGCTAAAAAACGATACCAGTGCGAAATATGCCAGAAAAGCTTTCCAAGCCCTTCTGGGCTCAACATACACCAAAGAACTCACACTGGAGAAAAACCGTACAAATGTGATATATGCAATAAAAGGTTTAAACAGGCTGGAAACTTGTATATGCATCAAAGAACTCACACTGGGAATAAACCTTATGAGTGTCTAATATGCATGAAAAGGTGTGCCAGCAGCTCTGATTTAAGTAGACATACAAGAATCCATACAGGGCATAAACCGTACACATGTCTTGTATGCAACAAAAACTTCGCTCTGGCTTCAAGTTTGAAGAAGCACCATCGAACTCACACGGGAGATAAACCGTACATGTGTGTCATATGCGAGAAAAAGTTTTCTGACTGTTCTGCTTTGAGCAAACATCGAAGGACGCATACGTGA